ACCAAGATCGCGGCCGCCAGGCAGACCTTCGCCGAGACGGGCCTCGACGACGTCATCACCGTGCTCGAGGGCGACGCGCTCCAGACGCTGCCGTCGGTGACCGGTGAGATCGGGTTCGTGCTGCTCGACGGGTGGAAGGAGCTCTACCTACCGGTGCTCGAGCTCCTGGAGCCACGGCTGACCACCGGTGCGCTCGTGGTCGCGGACAACACGTCGATGGCCGACACCCAGCCATACCTGGATCGGGTGCGGGAGCCGGCGAACGGGTACGTGAGCGTGAACTTCCTTGCCCGCGACAGCGACAGCATGGAGCTCAGCTGCCGGGCCTAGGCTCCTCTCGGGCGCGCGACCGATACGCCGACGGGGTCTGGCCGCAGAACTGGGTGAAGCACCGGGTGAACGAGCTCAGATTCTCGAAGCCCACGGCCGTCGCGGTCGCCTGCACGGACTGATCCGGGCCGGCCAGCAGCGCCATGGCCCGCAGCATGCGGGCATGTAGAAGGTATGTCCGCCAAGAGATTCCGATCGTCTCGGCGAACAGACGTCGCAGCGTCCGGTCGGATACCGCCACCTCCCGGCTGACGTCCTCGGCAGTCACCGAGGCGAGGTGCTCCTTGGTGTAGGCCAGCGCGGCCGCGACGATCGGATGCTCGGTGGTCGGCAGGCTCAGCGGAGCCTCGTGATCCAGCGCGTCGGCGACAAGGTTGGCCAGGGTTCGGAAGAACGCGTCCGACGTGTCGTCGCCATGGGCCCGGTCGATCGGCCAGCGCAGCCCGTAGATCATCATCTCGCGGATCAGCGGGGAGACCGCGATGATCCTGGCCCGGTCCCCCGGGTCGGCGATCAACTGCGTATCGAACATCACCGCGACGGTCTTGACGTCGGGGTTCATCACCGCCTGGTGCTGCAGGCCGGCCGGGATCCACGCGGCCTGTTGCGGTGGCAGCAGGTAATGCGCGGCATCGGTCTCCACCTCGACCACGCCGTGCAGCGCGTACTCGATCTGGTGCACCTCGTGCGAGTGCCATCCGGTGATCAGACCGTCGCCCTCGTAGAGGTAGCTGCCCGCCAGCGCGTGACCGCCGCGCCGCAGCTCGATCACCGGCCGCGACAGGTTGGCCGATTCAGCTAAACCTCTGTCCGAAGATGCAGAGACGGTCATGAGATCCGAGGGTACTAGTTGAATCATGCAGACCGACGACTTGATCCTCATCAGCATCGACGACCACGTCGTCGAACCGCCGGACATGTTCCTGCGGCATGTGCCGGCCAAGTACAAGGAGGAGGCTCCGATCGTCGTCACCGACGACAAGGGCGTCGACCAGTGGATGTACCAGGGCCGTCCGCAAGGGGTGTCCGGCCTCAACGCCGTCGTGTCCTGGCCCGCCGAGGAATGGGGGCGTGATCCGGCCGGGTTCGCCGAGATGCGCCCCGGCGTGTACGACGCGCACGAACGCGTCCGCGACATGAACCGCAACGGCATCCTGGCCTCGATGTGCTTTCCGACCTTCACCGGGTTCTCCGCGCGGCATCTCAACATGCACCGTGAAGAGGCCACCCTGGTGATGGTGTCGGCCTACAACGACTGGCACATCGACGAGTGGGCCGGTTCAGCGCCCGGACGCTTCATCCCGATCGCCATCCTGCCGACCTGGAACCCCGAGGCCATGTGCCGGGAGATCCGGCGGGTCGCCGCCAAGGGTTGCCGGGCCGTCACCATGCCGGAACTGCCTCACCTGGAAGGACTTCCGAGCTACTTCGACGAGGACTACTGGGGACCGGTCTTCCGCACCCTGTCCGAGGAGAACGTGGTGATGTGCCTGCACATCGGCACCGGATTCGGCGCCATCTCCATGGCCAAGGACGCTCCGATCGACAACCTGATCATCCTGGCCACCCAGGTGTCGGCCATGTGCGCACAGGATCTGTTGTGGGGCCCGGCCATGCGCAACTATCCCGATCTGAAGTTCGCCTTCTCCGAGGGCGGAATCGGTTGGATCCCTTTCTATCTCGACCGCAGCGACCGGCACTACACCAACCAGAAGTGGCTCCGCCGCGACTTCGGCGACAAGCTGCCGTCCGACGTGTTCCGCGAGCATTCGCTGGCCTGCTACGTCACCGACAAGACCTCGCTGAAGCTGCGTCATGAGATCGGCATCGACAACATCGCCTGGGAATGCGACTACCCGCACAGCGACTGCTTCTGGCCCGACGCGCCCGAGCAGGTGCTGGCCGAGCTGAATGCCGCCGGCGCAAGCGATTCCGACATCAACAAGATCACCTGGGAGAACTCGGCGCGGTTCTTCGGCTGGGATCCGTTCCAGCACACCGCCCGTGATCAGGCCACCGTCGGCGCACTGCGCGCCAAGGCCACCGACGTCGACACCTCGATCCGGCCGCGCGCGGAGTGGGCCCGTCTCTACGAGCAGAAGCAGCTCACCAAGGCCTGACTTCCGCGTTGACTCTGCGCTGAGGGCTCGAAAGTTCGAGTACGCGATGCCCTGAGCGCAGAGTCAACGGATTTGACGCTCCGGCGGTGCCGTTCGGTGAGTGACAATGTGACTACTCACGCGAACGAGGGGTCGTCACGTGTCATACACGGTGTCGCAGGTGCTGGGGTCCAACCCCCGACCGAGGTCGTGGCCCAAAATGGCAAGACTTTCCTGACGTAATGCACACCCGACCCTTCCTGACCACCTGCGCACAGAAGAACTGAGGTCAGGCGCGGAGACTGATGCCGAAGGTTTTCGCGTTCATCGACGTGAACGTCTCGGCAGTGGCCACCTCGGCGACTGCGAGCTGAGCGGCGGCAACCGCCTGGGCTTTGAACGCACGCGCAGCGGCGCTGAGCGTGTGGCCGTAGATGTGATGCGGGTCAGGGGATTCCCCCCAGACCAGTGCCTCCACACATCCCGCCGGCATGCCCTCACCGGAGACCACCCGCGCATGCGCCTCCGCACCCATGACG
The genomic region above belongs to Mycolicibacterium sp. HK-90 and contains:
- a CDS encoding O-methyltransferase, yielding MYAAADEQFAKLREDGSRRFADLSNATAQERADALSDIYMPVTREAGRLLYSLVRATKPAVVVEFGMSFGLSALHLASAVRDNGTGRVFTTELSATKIAAARQTFAETGLDDVITVLEGDALQTLPSVTGEIGFVLLDGWKELYLPVLELLEPRLTTGALVVADNTSMADTQPYLDRVREPANGYVSVNFLARDSDSMELSCRA
- a CDS encoding helix-turn-helix domain-containing protein; this encodes MTVSASSDRGLAESANLSRPVIELRRGGHALAGSYLYEGDGLITGWHSHEVHQIEYALHGVVEVETDAAHYLLPPQQAAWIPAGLQHQAVMNPDVKTVAVMFDTQLIADPGDRARIIAVSPLIREMMIYGLRWPIDRAHGDDTSDAFFRTLANLVADALDHEAPLSLPTTEHPIVAAALAYTKEHLASVTAEDVSREVAVSDRTLRRLFAETIGISWRTYLLHARMLRAMALLAGPDQSVQATATAVGFENLSSFTRCFTQFCGQTPSAYRSRAREEPRPGS
- a CDS encoding amidohydrolase family protein, which produces MQTDDLILISIDDHVVEPPDMFLRHVPAKYKEEAPIVVTDDKGVDQWMYQGRPQGVSGLNAVVSWPAEEWGRDPAGFAEMRPGVYDAHERVRDMNRNGILASMCFPTFTGFSARHLNMHREEATLVMVSAYNDWHIDEWAGSAPGRFIPIAILPTWNPEAMCREIRRVAAKGCRAVTMPELPHLEGLPSYFDEDYWGPVFRTLSEENVVMCLHIGTGFGAISMAKDAPIDNLIILATQVSAMCAQDLLWGPAMRNYPDLKFAFSEGGIGWIPFYLDRSDRHYTNQKWLRRDFGDKLPSDVFREHSLACYVTDKTSLKLRHEIGIDNIAWECDYPHSDCFWPDAPEQVLAELNAAGASDSDINKITWENSARFFGWDPFQHTARDQATVGALRAKATDVDTSIRPRAEWARLYEQKQLTKA